In the genome of bacterium, the window CTGCTGTAAGTTTTTCGGAAAGCTCTTTTTGGGGTCTTTTCTTGAAAACAAGAGCAGTAAACCGGTGAATAACTCCAGTGAATTACCAAATGTGCCATATATTTGTTCTTTTCGGTCTAAATGCTGCTTCCGTAAAACTATATCCAGGAGCCTGCATGGGGTTCTCCGACAGGCTCCTAGTGGGGTTTTTGGGCGCAGGAAAGGCTGCCCTTGAAACCCGTCACAGTCGGTGGCCGCTTGGTAAGGAGGGGAACTGTGCCGGGCTGGAGAATCGGATATCGACTCACGCTCATGGATACCAAGCGTTTCCGATTCTCCCAGGCAGCCTGATACAAGTATACCTCTCCATCCGAAATCCGCAACGGGTTCAGTGTAACTCCGACGAATTTCGGTTTCCGTTAGCAAAGGCGCGGCTCCGCAGCCGGATCATCTCGCGAAGATGAATTTGTGGTCGTGGATGCTGGGCCTGCCGAGACCATTGTCAAGGGGCTCGTGACAGGAACTGCAGTCCACGTCGGACACCGTTTCAAAGCGGTGATCGGGATCGTCGTGTATCTCTTCGTGGCAGCTCAGGCAGTACTGGGCCTTCGTCAGGTCGACCCGGCCGGCGGCTTCATCCCAAGAGTAGTGGATATGCAGGCTCTTGCACTGTTTGCAGGTGAAACGGGATGGTTTAAAAAACTGCTCGAGCCAGTAGGCAAAGGACCGCAACCGGTCCTCCAGGGATCCGTCACCTTTAAAAGTGTCCTCGCCCTGCCCGACGTGGGGCAGCAGCCCCCGGTAGTAATGCGCCAGGTCGTCCCCCGGCAAATAACCGACCGGGAACCGGAACTGTCCGGTCCTGTCGTGGCCGTTGGTGTGGCACGAGGCGCAGATGGAACTGGACAGGCGCCACTCGAGGTCAGCAGGATTGACGATGTGACCGCTCTTGCCCGTCCGGACATGGTCTCCCCCGGGACCGTGACACATCTCGCAGCCCACCCCCTTTTCCACCCACGTATCCTGATAGGGGTCGTACCCGGTAAGATGACAGCCGGAGCAGGACTCTCGCCAAAGCTGTTCACGCCAGGTAGAACGGACCCATTTATCCTCGTCCAATGACCAGACACCCTTTGCGATCCGCAGTTCCCCGTCGCGCTCGATAGCGTACCTTTGGGTCCAGTGAACACCGATGACGAACTCCACATCGGCGGCCTTGAACGTTTCTTCTCCGGTGAACACGGCGGCAATCGCCCGGGGATTTTCCCTCGGGTCCCGGAGAGTCCTGGCGTGGGATGTAAGAGACCATTGACGGTACACATCCTCGTGGCACCGCTCGCAGGCCCGTGAACCCGTATAATCTCTTTCGAGGGTA includes:
- a CDS encoding multiheme c-type cytochrome, with protein sequence MRWVFSAGAERSVIGTLLVLLILAPVSAAGARNPHAFMDEPSRCLHCHESRPIKQGGRFVKDIVSLCRDCHSVVHRMSHPVDIRPQGKISDDLSLDNEGTMTCATCHDPHSASFSSKPYLRRGIVERLKGMFSSAGYSTYYLRKPNTEGELCLSCHEREEVDEGYLEITTTLERDYTGSRACERCHEDVYRQWSLTSHARTLRDPRENPRAIAAVFTGEETFKAADVEFVIGVHWTQRYAIERDGELRIAKGVWSLDEDKWVRSTWREQLWRESCSGCHLTGYDPYQDTWVEKGVGCEMCHGPGGDHVRTGKSGHIVNPADLEWRLSSSICASCHTNGHDRTGQFRFPVGYLPGDDLAHYYRGLLPHVGQGEDTFKGDGSLEDRLRSFAYWLEQFFKPSRFTCKQCKSLHIHYSWDEAAGRVDLTKAQYCLSCHEEIHDDPDHRFETVSDVDCSSCHEPLDNGLGRPSIHDHKFIFAR